A stretch of Gossypium hirsutum isolate 1008001.06 chromosome A06, Gossypium_hirsutum_v2.1, whole genome shotgun sequence DNA encodes these proteins:
- the LOC107943570 gene encoding ankyrin repeat-containing protein BDA1-like, translated as MGQSPANRRTTVAGVGAGHLTRWPEKKIEKRLYNATKNGNKNELLSLLQEDAQLLNIFINGRYPKTPLHVAIMLGNSKFVDELLTRMPELANELNSRRQSLLHLAATKGDHQIVTRLMQVNLDICNLDGRNPLHIATMKGYIYVLVKLFYGKPWAARSLMAQGDTILHGCVRCNQLEALELLAIKFLIYREEVDKNRKNKDGLKVLNLLSQSQRDEFANDESLSDVIRNNILLSKQEPDQSNAISKAKGSNVDWLERKCHHLILAALLLANMAFHAAVNPPSGVWQDNDPSHRAGHLLSSSNCLYPISYKRIANPNTYTQFLISNTFGFMASLIIIQLLIS; from the exons ATGGGCCAGTCACCGGCCAATCGCCGGACCACCGTCGCTGGCGTCGGCGCTGGCCACcttacacggtggccggaaaag AAAATAGAGAAAAGGCTTTATAATGCAACTAAGAATGGCAATAAGAATGAGTTGCTTTCTTTGCTACAAGAAGATGCACAGCTTCTCAACATATTTATTAATGGTCGTTACCCTAAAACACCTTTGCATGTAGCTATCATGCTTGGCAATTCTAAATTTGTTGATGAACTTCTCACTCGAATGCCTGAGCTGGCTAACGAACTAAATTCCCGAAGGCAATCACTACTTCACTTAGCAGCAACCAAAGGGGACCATCAAATTGTGACAAGGTTAATGCAGGTTAACCTTGATATTTGTAACCTTGATGGGAGGAACCCTCTTCACATTGCAACCATGAAAGGCTACATTTATGTGTTGGTAAAGTTGTTTTATGGCAAACCCTGGGCAGCTCGATCACTGATGGCCCAAGGTGACACCATTTTGCATGGATGCGTAAGGTGCAACCAGCTCGAGGCTTTGGAGTTATTG GCCATAAAGTTTTTGATTTATCGGGAAGAGGTGGACAAGAACCGTAAGAATAAAGATGGTCTCAAGGTACTTAATCTTTTATCACAAAGCCAAAGAGATGAGTTTGCTAACGATGAGTCATTGTCTGACGTAATAAGGAACAACATCTTATTATCAAAACAAGAACCTGATCAATCAAATGCAATATCGAAAGCTAAGGGAAGCAATGTTGATTGGTTGGAAAGAAAATGCCACCACCTAATCCTGGCGGCTTTGCTGCTAGCGAACATGGCATTCCATGCAGCCGTCAATCCTCCTAGTGGAGTTTGGCAAGACAATGACCCAAGTCACAGGGCAGGGCATCTCTTATCATCATCCAATTGCTTATACCCAATTTCTTATAAGCGGATTGCCAATCCAAATACATATACCCAATTCCTCATATCAAATACATTTGGTTTCATGGCATCTCTCATCATCATCCAATTGCTTATAAGCTGA